Proteins encoded together in one Thermoanaerobaculia bacterium window:
- a CDS encoding PQQ-binding-like beta-propeller repeat protein: MWPQLGFDAVHSGVNPFERTISPSNAGRLRVRFRVDLPAVADGAPAYLSEASTPEGARDLLFVTTKAGHLAAIDAGNGGGVWTRQPASGPRYTTSSPAIDPGRAWVYSYGLDGFVHRFRPGSGEEDTGGAWPQLATRKPDVEKGSSALALATDRAGRSFLYAANGGYPGDQGDYQGHVTAIDLQTGAQKVFNAACSDLAIHFDESGSASTDCAHVQNAIWARAGAVYSAATDRVYVATGNGDYDGTQNWGDSVLALAPDAGALLDSYTPVEFQHLEDVDADLGSSDIALFRPSTGEDLGVEVGKDGVLRVLRLADLSGAGEPGHTGGEIQKIGAPGGAGVLTMVASVPDPSGGEPWICVANNAGISGYQWDAGARQLVVRWTKTPGGTSPAFAGGLLFVASPRLLRALDLSTGETVWSDAGIGGIHWQSPIVAKGNVYIEDEGGFLTAYSLDGR, translated from the coding sequence GTGTGGCCGCAGCTCGGTTTCGACGCGGTGCACAGCGGCGTCAATCCGTTCGAGCGGACGATCTCGCCCTCCAACGCCGGACGGCTCCGCGTCCGCTTCCGCGTCGATCTTCCCGCCGTCGCGGACGGCGCGCCCGCGTATCTCTCCGAGGCGTCGACTCCGGAGGGAGCGCGCGATCTGCTGTTCGTCACGACGAAGGCGGGACACCTCGCCGCGATCGACGCGGGAAACGGCGGCGGGGTGTGGACACGGCAGCCGGCCTCGGGACCGCGGTACACGACGTCGTCGCCCGCGATCGATCCGGGCCGGGCGTGGGTCTACTCGTACGGCCTCGACGGCTTCGTCCACCGGTTCCGGCCGGGCTCGGGCGAGGAGGACACCGGCGGCGCCTGGCCGCAGCTCGCGACCCGGAAGCCGGACGTGGAGAAGGGGTCCTCCGCGCTCGCGCTCGCGACCGACCGCGCGGGACGCTCGTTCCTCTATGCCGCCAACGGCGGTTATCCCGGCGACCAGGGGGACTACCAGGGACACGTGACCGCCATCGACCTCCAGACGGGCGCGCAGAAGGTGTTCAACGCCGCGTGCAGCGATCTCGCGATCCATTTCGACGAGAGCGGCAGCGCGTCGACGGACTGCGCGCACGTGCAGAACGCGATCTGGGCGAGGGCCGGCGCGGTGTACTCGGCCGCGACCGACCGCGTCTACGTCGCGACCGGCAACGGCGACTACGACGGGACCCAGAACTGGGGCGATTCCGTGCTGGCGCTCGCGCCCGACGCCGGCGCGCTCCTCGACAGCTACACGCCGGTCGAGTTCCAGCATCTCGAAGACGTCGACGCGGACCTCGGCAGCTCCGACATCGCGCTCTTTCGTCCGTCGACCGGAGAGGACCTCGGTGTCGAGGTCGGCAAGGACGGCGTGCTGCGCGTGCTGCGCCTCGCGGACCTCTCCGGCGCCGGGGAGCCGGGGCACACGGGCGGGGAGATCCAGAAGATCGGGGCGCCCGGCGGGGCCGGGGTGCTGACGATGGTCGCGAGCGTGCCCGACCCTTCGGGCGGGGAGCCGTGGATCTGCGTGGCGAACAACGCCGGGATCTCGGGCTATCAGTGGGACGCCGGCGCCCGGCAACTCGTCGTCCGCTGGACGAAGACGCCCGGAGGAACCTCGCCGGCGTTCGCCGGCGGGCTGCTGTTCGTCGCGAGCCCGCGTCTCCTGCGGGCGCTCGACCTCTCGACGGGAGAAACGGTCTGGAGCGACGCGGGGATCGGCGGCATCCACTGGCAGAGCCCGATCGTGGCGAAAGGGAACGTGTATATCGAGGACGAGGGCGGG
- the ispE gene encoding 4-(cytidine 5'-diphospho)-2-C-methyl-D-erythritol kinase — protein MTLRAEAFAKTNFRLEVIGRRRDGFHEIDTIFQTIDLTDGIEVSGAPEAVTLECSDPAIPSDARNLVVRAAEILRSEFGIRSGARIRLEKRIPAGAGLGGGSSDAAITLILLSRLWKADADLPALAALGATIGSDVPFFFTGGTARGRGRGEIVEPLADAPSRALVVLVPPFPISTAEVYSRWRPGTPATPPGSVFGINSLASTVLAMNPEMDRYRKALARWYPDCQISGSGSSLVAWAGEGNAGAANELAAEVPGARVLRTRTVSRSEYQRRSTLQLSGR, from the coding sequence GTGACGCTCCGGGCGGAGGCCTTCGCCAAGACCAACTTCCGTCTCGAGGTGATCGGCCGCCGGAGGGACGGTTTCCACGAGATCGACACGATCTTCCAGACCATCGACCTCACGGACGGGATCGAGGTCTCGGGGGCGCCCGAAGCGGTGACGCTCGAATGCTCCGACCCGGCGATCCCGTCGGACGCGCGGAACCTCGTCGTCCGCGCCGCGGAGATCCTGCGATCGGAATTCGGCATCCGGAGCGGCGCGCGGATTCGCCTCGAAAAGAGGATACCGGCGGGGGCGGGTCTGGGAGGAGGCTCATCCGACGCGGCGATCACGCTCATCCTCCTGTCGCGCCTCTGGAAGGCCGACGCCGATCTGCCGGCGCTCGCGGCGCTCGGCGCGACCATCGGGAGCGACGTGCCCTTCTTCTTCACCGGGGGCACGGCGCGAGGCCGCGGCCGCGGGGAGATCGTCGAGCCGCTCGCCGACGCCCCCTCGCGCGCTCTCGTCGTGCTCGTTCCGCCGTTCCCGATATCGACCGCGGAGGTCTATTCGCGATGGCGTCCCGGGACGCCGGCGACGCCTCCCGGATCCGTGTTCGGGATAAACAGCTTGGCATCGACTGTGCTTGCGATGAACCCCGAGATGGATCGTTACCGGAAAGCGTTGGCACGCTGGTACCCGGACTGTCAGATCTCGGGATCGGGTTCCTCCCTCGTGGCATGGGCAGGGGAAGGGAACGCCGGCGCGGCGAACGAGCTCGCGGCGGAGGTCCCCGGCGCGCGCGTCCTCCGGACACGGACCGTCTCGCGAAGCGAATATCAGAGGCGGTCAACGTTGCAGCTCTCCGGGAGGTAG
- the spoVG gene encoding septation regulator SpoVG, which yields MDITEIKVHPVDQDKLKAYVSIVLDDCFLVSDIKVIAGPSGLFVSMPSKRKKTGEFKDVAHPLNRETRQWMEQKILGEYDRVLNGKVTETASEEEVPI from the coding sequence GTGGACATCACGGAAATCAAGGTGCATCCGGTGGATCAGGACAAGCTCAAGGCCTACGTCTCCATCGTTCTCGACGACTGTTTCCTCGTTTCCGACATCAAGGTGATCGCCGGCCCGTCGGGACTGTTCGTCTCGATGCCGTCCAAGCGGAAGAAGACCGGCGAATTCAAGGACGTCGCCCATCCGCTCAATCGCGAGACCCGGCAGTGGATGGAGCAGAAGATCCTCGGCGAATACGACCGTGTGCTCAACGGGAAGGTGACGGAGACCGCTTCCGAGGAGGAGGTCCCGATCTGA